CCTGGTGGACCATGCGGGCTTGCCGCTGAAGACCGTCCTTGAGCAATTGGACCTATTCGGCGAAGAAGTCCTCCCCGTCCTGCGCAAGGAGTTCGCCAACAGAACGCCTGCTCATGTGCCGGCAAGCCCCACCCATGACAACCGCAAGGCCGCGCGGGCAGCGGCAGAAAGCAGCAACGATGCCAGCACACACTGAACACGATGCCCACTTGAGCACCGACACGTGGGAGTCGCTGTTCCGGACTCAGGTGTCCGTCATGCGTCAACTACAAAGTGACCCAGACTTCAAGCAACTCACCATGCGCGAGTACGACGTGATGTTCAACCTGACCCGATGCCCTACCGGCTGGACGCGGCTGAAAGACCTGAACGAGCACCTACTCCTGAGTCAACCCAGTCTCAGCCGGATGCTGGACCGGCTCGAAGCTCGTGGGCTTGTTATGCGTCGGGCGGCGGCCTCTGACCATCGCGGCGTTGAGCTCTCCCTGACGGATGCGGGCCGGGCGCTTCAGCGCTCCATGGGCCGAGTGCACGTCAAGCGGATCCGAAGCCTACTCGAACCCGCGCTGACATCGGAAGAGCTCCGGGAGCTGCAGCGACTCACGGACAAGTTGCGACGCAGCGTCGATGGAGCCTGAGCATATGCGTCCCAGCCAGACGAATAGACCCCACCTTGATCTTCCCCCGATCACATGGACTCCGATCCCCAGTATTTCCGGCCGTCGTGTCATCGTCACCGGTGCAAATAGTGGAATCGGTCTCCAGACCTCCTTGGCGTTGGCTGGTTCTGGTGCAGTGGTCACGATGGCCTGCAGGAACCCGGATAAGGCAGAGACCGCACTGCGCATGGTTCAGGAACGAACCGGAAACCAGACCTGCAACACGGTCGCGTTGGACCTCTCCAGCCTGGAGAGTATCCGTAACTTCGCCGGGCGTGTGAAACAACCGGTGGACGTCTTGATCAACAACGCTGGAGTGATGGCGCCGCCACTTAGCCGAACACACGACGGCTTCGAGATGCAGTTTGGGGTGAACCATCTGGGCCACTTCGCGCTGACCGGGCTTTTGATGGACCAGCTCCGTGCCGGTTCGGTGCCGCGAGTGGTCACCCTGTCCAGCATTGCGCACCGCCGCGGGAAGATCCGCTTCGAGGACCTCAACTCTGAGAAAGGCTATCGTCGGTGGCGGGCGTATTCCCAGAGCAAGCTGGCAAACCTGTATTTCGCTACAGAGCTTGAGCGCTGGCTGCGCACAAAGGGTACGGACGTCATCTCGATCGCGGCTCACCCGGGAGTCTCGGGAACGAACCTCACCAAACGTGGCGGTCACCGAGGAGCCTTGGACCTGCTCGGAGGAGTATTCGCGGCCATGGGTCAGCCCGCCGCAGCAGCGTGCTTGCCCACGCTCTACGCCGCTACAGGCGCAGATGTTCAGGGAGGCGACTACTACGGCCCCAGCGGACCCGGCGAACTTCGCGGCACAGCAACTCTGGTTGCACCCTCACCGGCTGTGCTGGATGAAGAAATTGCTCACCGGTTGTGGAAGCGGAGCGAAGAGCTGACCGGCGTCAACTACTGCTGAGGCAACCCCAACCGTTTGACGGCGGCCACTGCCTGTCCCACGGCCCGTGCGGCCCGCGACATCTCCTTTTCCCGCATCCCAGAGTCGAACGTCAGTCTGACCGCAGTCTGGGCAACGTCACGGCTGAACCCCATGGCCGTGAGTACTGTGGATGGCTCATCAGAGCCAGCCGCGCAGGCGGATCCACTGGAGCAGACGACGCCGGCTCGGTCCAGCTCGAGCAGGACCGATTCCCCGCTGGTACCGGGGAAACAGAACGATGCGTGCGCGGGCAGGCGCAACGAACGATGCCCCGTGAGGATCGCCTCGGGTACATCACGCTGCACGGTTTCGATGAGATGGTCGCGAAGTACCACCGCGGTCTCCACTGCGGATGCACGGTCAGCCTCCGCCAGTTTCAGAACAGTGCCGACGGCAACGGCACCCGCCACATTCTCCGTTCCTGAACGTTTCCCCCGCTGCTGTCCGCCGCCGTGGATCTGCGGTTGCAACCGACGTCGGCCCTTGACATACAGCAAACCGCAGCCTTTCGGGGCCCCGAGTTTGTGCCCGGAAATCGAGAGCGAATCGATTCCGAGGGCAGCGACATCAAGTGGCAGCCAGCCAGCAGCCTGGACAGCGTCCGTGTGAAACGGCACATCGTACTCGGCACAGATCCGCGCGAGCTCGGCGACTGGTTGGATGGTGCCTACCTCATTATTGGCGTACATGATGCTGCACAGTGTTGTCTGTGGGGTCAGCGCTGCCTCAAGGTCCGCAGGAGCCACCAGTCCATCCTCATCAACGGGCAGGACCGAGATGTGGAACCCGTGGTGCTCCCGCAGGTAATCGATGCTCTCCAGCACCGACGGATGCTCAACAGCCGACGTCACCAAGTGCTTTCCGGCGGGTCGGGCCAGCGCCATTCCCTTAATGGCCAGATTGTTTGCCTCGGTACCGCCGGAGGTGAACACCAGCTCTCCCGGACGGCACCCCAGGACCTGGGCCGCCGTCGTCCGCGCGTACTCAGCTGCACGTGCTGCGGATTCCCCCAGCGAATGTGAACTCGCGGGATTGCCGAAGTCGCCCGTCATCAGCGGCCAAATGGCCTCAAGGACTGCCTTGCGGGGCGGGGATGTTGCCGCGGCATCGAGATAGATCATGGGATGGCCGGGGTGCGGATTTCGATATCGAGGCCAAGGTCCAGCGCTGGAGCACTATGCGTCAGCGCGCCCGAGGAGATGACGTCGACGCCGGTTCGCGCAATCGCGCCAACGGTCTCCAGGCGGACGTTGCCACTGGCTTCGACGATCGCGCGGCCATCGATGAGGTCCACGCCCTTGACCAGGTCATCGAGGGAGAAGTTATCCAACATGATCGTGTCTACGCCTGCTGCCAGGACAGGTTCCACCTGATCGAGCCGGTCCACCTCTACCTCAAAGTGGACGGTGTGTGGCAGGCGCCCTCTGGCCGCTATAAGCTCCTGCGTCAGATCCCCTCCACCGGCGGTCAGGATCGCCAAGTGGTTGTCCTTGGCCATCACGGCATCGGAAAGACTGAACCTGTGATTGTGACCGCCACCGCAGCGCACAGCGAAACGTTCCAGGACGCGCAAACCGGGGGTCGTCTTGCGCGTATCAACAATCCTGGCTGCGGTGCCTTCTATAGCAGCGACGAACTCAGCGGTGAGCGTGGCGATACCGCTGAGCCGCTGGGCCAGATTGAGCGCAATGCGCTCGGCCCGCAGGATGGCGCGTGCGTCTCCGCTGATCACCGCCAGCTCGGCGCCCGAGGCGAACCTGTCGCCGTCGTTCACCAGAAACTCCACCTGTACCTCTGGGTGAACCAACGCCAGGGAGGTGCGGATCACGGCTTCACCACAGAAGATGCCCGCCTCCCGCGCCCTCAATCTGGCCGTAGCCTGTGCGCCGATCGGGATGAGCGTCTCGGAGGTGATGTCACCCCATGGTGAGTCCTCCGCGAGCGCCGATTCGACGATGCGCCGGACGGTCACGGAGTCGGGTTGCTGGAGGTGGTTCATGCAGAGGTCCTCGCGTAGAGTCGGCTGGTTTCGGTTTCGGTGGTGTCCGTAGTCGGTGCTAGGGGGAAGTCGGTTCGGTAGTGGGCTCCGAGGGATTCTCTACGGTTTGCGGCCGCGGCAACCAGGAGGCGGGCAGTTATCAGCAGGTTTTCGTCCTCGTAGTCGGTGACGTGTCTGGTGCCGTGGTGGAGGCTGGACCAGGTGGCAAGCTGTTTGGATGCTGTTCTGAGGCCGGCGCTGTCCCGGATCACGCCTGCCTTCTCCCACATCAGACGCTGTAGTTCTGCACGGGTGAACGGCTCGGTTGCGGCCGTGGG
This region of Arthrobacter roseus genomic DNA includes:
- a CDS encoding MarR family winged helix-turn-helix transcriptional regulator, with the protein product MPAHTEHDAHLSTDTWESLFRTQVSVMRQLQSDPDFKQLTMREYDVMFNLTRCPTGWTRLKDLNEHLLLSQPSLSRMLDRLEARGLVMRRAAASDHRGVELSLTDAGRALQRSMGRVHVKRIRSLLEPALTSEELRELQRLTDKLRRSVDGA
- a CDS encoding oxidoreductase: MRPSQTNRPHLDLPPITWTPIPSISGRRVIVTGANSGIGLQTSLALAGSGAVVTMACRNPDKAETALRMVQERTGNQTCNTVALDLSSLESIRNFAGRVKQPVDVLINNAGVMAPPLSRTHDGFEMQFGVNHLGHFALTGLLMDQLRAGSVPRVVTLSSIAHRRGKIRFEDLNSEKGYRRWRAYSQSKLANLYFATELERWLRTKGTDVISIAAHPGVSGTNLTKRGGHRGALDLLGGVFAAMGQPAAAACLPTLYAATGADVQGGDYYGPSGPGELRGTATLVAPSPAVLDEEIAHRLWKRSEELTGVNYC
- the nadC gene encoding carboxylating nicotinate-nucleotide diphosphorylase, with protein sequence MNHLQQPDSVTVRRIVESALAEDSPWGDITSETLIPIGAQATARLRAREAGIFCGEAVIRTSLALVHPEVQVEFLVNDGDRFASGAELAVISGDARAILRAERIALNLAQRLSGIATLTAEFVAAIEGTAARIVDTRKTTPGLRVLERFAVRCGGGHNHRFSLSDAVMAKDNHLAILTAGGGDLTQELIAARGRLPHTVHFEVEVDRLDQVEPVLAAGVDTIMLDNFSLDDLVKGVDLIDGRAIVEASGNVRLETVGAIARTGVDVISSGALTHSAPALDLGLDIEIRTPAIP
- a CDS encoding cysteine desulfurase family protein → MIYLDAAATSPPRKAVLEAIWPLMTGDFGNPASSHSLGESAARAAEYARTTAAQVLGCRPGELVFTSGGTEANNLAIKGMALARPAGKHLVTSAVEHPSVLESIDYLREHHGFHISVLPVDEDGLVAPADLEAALTPQTTLCSIMYANNEVGTIQPVAELARICAEYDVPFHTDAVQAAGWLPLDVAALGIDSLSISGHKLGAPKGCGLLYVKGRRRLQPQIHGGGQQRGKRSGTENVAGAVAVGTVLKLAEADRASAVETAVVLRDHLIETVQRDVPEAILTGHRSLRLPAHASFCFPGTSGESVLLELDRAGVVCSSGSACAAGSDEPSTVLTAMGFSRDVAQTAVRLTFDSGMREKEMSRAARAVGQAVAAVKRLGLPQQ